One segment of Porticoccus hydrocarbonoclasticus MCTG13d DNA contains the following:
- a CDS encoding alpha/beta hydrolase encodes MSWLREFWPWLLGAFSVCTVLFILYTLFFSNRPTVRQFTYKETPQGKLTLEIHLPRDWSEDDRRPAVLFFFGGGWISGGIEHFSWQADYLARRGIVAVRVDYRVDTRHHTTPDKAVEDGFDALLWLQRHAVGLGINPQQIVSSGASAGGHIAACLAICNHPAGIDMSSMRPALLVLFNPVLDLVNPTAEEEFTSREIELIAMMPESAVTRLSPNLHIDGSTPPTLLMFGDRDGLLAQGNFFAEKALSEGVPTTLLTAQGQKHGFFNREPWRSATILAMDHFLLEQGYLSGTPLIDEAVTDMTSDKKTGKGKTLIEKQ; translated from the coding sequence ATGAGCTGGCTCAGAGAATTCTGGCCATGGTTGCTGGGAGCATTTTCTGTCTGCACCGTCCTGTTTATTCTCTACACACTGTTTTTCTCGAACAGGCCCACGGTCAGACAATTCACCTATAAAGAGACCCCCCAGGGAAAACTCACCCTGGAAATTCATCTGCCCCGGGACTGGTCTGAAGATGACCGCAGACCCGCCGTCCTGTTCTTTTTTGGAGGAGGCTGGATAAGCGGCGGGATCGAGCATTTCAGCTGGCAGGCAGATTATCTGGCCCGGCGGGGAATTGTCGCAGTCAGGGTCGACTATCGTGTGGACACACGCCACCACACGACTCCGGATAAGGCAGTGGAAGACGGATTTGATGCACTTTTATGGTTACAGCGGCACGCGGTGGGACTGGGCATTAACCCGCAACAGATCGTTTCGTCCGGTGCCTCGGCGGGCGGCCATATCGCTGCCTGTCTGGCGATATGCAATCACCCGGCGGGCATCGACATGTCATCAATGCGTCCCGCCCTGTTAGTACTGTTCAACCCTGTACTCGACCTGGTCAATCCCACGGCGGAAGAGGAGTTCACCAGCCGGGAAATTGAACTGATCGCGATGATGCCCGAGTCAGCGGTCACCAGGCTGTCACCCAATCTGCATATCGACGGCAGCACGCCACCCACCCTGTTAATGTTTGGTGACCGGGATGGGCTATTGGCGCAGGGCAATTTTTTCGCAGAGAAGGCCTTATCAGAAGGGGTGCCCACCACCCTGTTAACCGCACAGGGACAAAAGCACGGCTTTTTTAACCGGGAGCCCTGGCGCAGCGCTACCATTCTGGCTATGGATCATTTCTTGCTCGAACAGGGCTATCTTTCCGGCACACCATTGATTGATGAAGCCGTGACAGACATGACATCTGA